In Cryptomeria japonica chromosome 1, Sugi_1.0, whole genome shotgun sequence, the sequence TCTCAATTGAACTACGAGCTGTATCATAAACCTTCAAGATTTTGTCTGCTTTGACAACATTAAAAAGGGGAGTCAAATAAAAATATTGGGATCAACAAAAAGATTACCAAGTTCTAATTGATACCTTTGCTATCAAATGAGGAGGCTACGATGTTTTTTGCAGATTTAAATGAAGTAGCCAAAGctgaagaaaatgagaaattgcCTTCCCCAACTAACAGAATGGTTTGTAAGCTAGAATAATGCATTAGCTTTCTCTCCACCATGTGTTGCCTCTGCCAAAAAAGAGAACCAACACTGTCTCATGTTAATTTAGAGCTAAGCCAAATTGCAATACAATAATATAGTCTGCAAATAAATACCACTAAACTGCTGCTCTGACAGCACAAACAAAATTAGGAGAATATGTGCAGAAATTGGACTGCCCAATGAGTTATAACACTAAAACAATTATGAATTTATGGTGTCTTCTGTATTATTACAAAATTAATACCAACTTGACTTTCTTTACCAAAGTAATTTTAAAATGATAATATCAATCAAAGATACGATATTTCAACAGTTTACTAAATTAATTTAAGAGTTTGTGGCAAAAAATTGTGGAAGAACTTTTCATCAAGTTTTGGATGGCATTCAAAGATCCATCCTCGAGAGGAGGATAAATTACTAAGTTTTataataaagtttttgattgttagCGGTGTATATCATGCAGTGATAGAATTGCGGTGGTAACTCCTGTCCATCATCTCCGTGATTTATGGGCATCACCATTAATTGCATGATATCACATAAGCCTAACTAAGAGAAATGTGTAAACAACAAGTTAAACTCAACTTGCCTCTTCCGTGCATTCCATCGATTTCTGCATGATCAAGGTTCATGcattggttcatgatttgtataAGATCATGCATTGGCATAATGTAATTAGAAACAATGGATTAATATAATTCCTTTCTCAGCTGCTTTGTTTATCTTTTGGATTGGATCTAcaagttttgttttctctttcctAGCTAGATCTGTATTTTTGCTTTGCAGAAAAtttatcatggtatcagagcgagtttgcTAGGAAGAAGAAGCATTAACGATTATTTGCAGGCAGATTTCTAAAAATTAGCATCATCATGGAAGCTGACGTAGATCTCTATTTCtaaatgcatgcatattcttcccctcatttttgcatgctccttgattttttttctatattgattctttaaaattgtaCGTGCTTTGCAAGCACTGCATGATGAATATCTGAAAAATTTGGAGCTTTGTAAAAAttaaacttttagaaagtttatatgagGTTTTTcttaatgcatttagtataggtttctctcaataagtttcctgaataaaatagaagattaaagttgttgtgcactcttcctccaattgacagccaaaaatgttcttttgttctaaattcttgtctacatgagattccaatgttgcaatttagtttgctcctagagattttttctagcagggttcctgactacatgagattccagagtcgcATCCTCGAGTGCTTCCAaagtttctttctagtgggacattattgagcaatgaatatacaatggcatcatcccaacCAAAGGTCATCTTTGCAATTCTTTAGCTTGAAGCACATTTCTGCAGAATCATATCTTCCTGTCTTCAGATGGTCAGTTTCTGTATTCAGAGACCGTGTACCTGtctgttcatccatttgagcaatacaaaatatgtacaactgcattttcaaagtatcccagaggtactcatgcagtggtttctatgattTTGATACAAGTCTGTTGCAGTGTGGATTCATTTGCAATTCTTCAACATCGATTGCAGCTTTCTTTTATAGTTTGAATAATAGTTAGGAGTTTCTctcaattgggttttctcctttcttctttgtaattgggttcctAATGAGGCTTTGTTGCCAGGATCCACATCTCTCctatctctccttagttagacttaagggggggtgttagcgaTGTATATCATGCAGTGATAGAATTGCGGTGGTAACTCTTGTCCATCATCTCCGTGATTTATGGGCATCACCATTAATTGCATGATATCGAATAAGCCTAACTAAGAGAAATGTGTAAACAACAAGTTAAACTCAACTTGCCTCTTCCGTGCATTCCATCGATTTCTACATGATCAAGGTTCATGcattggttcatgatttgtataAGATCATGCGTTGGCATAATGTAATTAGAGACAATGGATTAATATAATTCCTTTCTCAGCTGCTTTGTTTATCTTTTGGATTGGATCTGcaagttttgttttctctttcctAGCTAGATCTGTATTTTTGCTTTGCAGAAAATTTAACATTGATGACATACTAGAATCTATCATCAGAATGAGGAAACATTGAGGAAGAATCTTTTAATCAAGTTTTAGATGGCACTCTTGAATCCATCATGAGGATGAGAAAACATTATGCAAGCTAAATACTTGACTTCAGGATGGCATGGCACCCCAAAACTCTCAAAACTCTCATCGAGATGAGGAATTGTTGTGCAAAAGCTTTTTAATTAAGTTTTGGGTGACACTTTGTCATTCATTAATGTTGATAAAAAAATCTCACACAATATTCTAACAGAAACTTTTTAACAAATGATAATATCAGATATTACTtatttttcaatataaatttaattatttggagGGACTGTACTTAAAACAGAGGAATGACATTTCAACAGTGTAAACTAGCAATATTCGTGATTTTAGATGAACCTTTAAGTCTCACCTTTTATGACTGAACTTAAACAATACTAAACTTTGGCTTGCTTAAAATAACTCATCTAAAATCGCAGTCAATCATTCTCACATTTTATTAACATTTGCATATATCCTATCTGAAGGTCATTGAATGCACCCAATTCTCCTTAGGACACACTCTGATGAAACAGACTGGTAAACCACAATCCCTTACGCTTTTAACAAACACCTAAATAAACTGTTATTCCTTTATTCTGTACTTTTCCAAAAGTAGCATCTATCATTTCTTAACCACTTTAACCAAAAACCTTAAACCAAATAAACTCTGAAAATCTCAGTTGCCCATTACTCTCAGAATCACATCCTGCAGAAATTAAATAGAAACCCCTGAAAGCATAACACTCCCTCCTTCCCGATCACAATTGCTACAGCATTCTCAAAAATCCAGAACAttaaaatcagaatatcatccctTCATTCGTAGCTCTAACCAAATATAGAAGGCATGCAGCTCATACCATTACCAGTATGCCCAAGAGAAAGCAAACTTACCTGGAACAGCACTGATGCTTCTTCCAGCCTTAGTGATTCCTCATAAGAGGTCACAAGATTTTCCACCACTGAACACTATAATGGACTCTGGCACCCGGGAAAATTAAAGGGGGTTTCACTGTAGGACACACTCTGATGAAACAGACTGGTAAACCACAATCCCTTGCACTTTTAACAAACACCTAAATAAACTGTTATTCCTTTATTCTGTACTTTTCCAAAAGCAGTATCTATCATTTCTTAACCACTTTAACCAAAAACCTTAAACCAAATAAACTCTGAAAATCTCAGTTGCCCATTACTCTCAGAATCACATCCTGCAGAAATTAAATAGAAAACCCTGAAAGCATAACACTCCCTCCTTCCCGATCACAATTGCTACAGCATCGTCAAAAATCCAGAACAttaaaatcagaatatcatccctTCATTCGTAGCTCTAACCAAATATAACAGGCATGCAGCTCATACCATTACCAGTATGCCCAAGTGAAAGCAAACTTACCTGGAACAGCACTGATGCTTCTTCCAGCCTTAGTGATTCCTCATAAGAGGTCACAAGATTTTCCACCATTGAACACTATAATGGACTCTGGGGAAAATTAAAGGGGGTTTCACTGTAGCCCAGCAGCTGCAAAAGCTTCTCCCACAaataaatatgaaaaagaaaacCTAGAAAGTAGGGAATTTGCCCAGATTTTATTGGGATGAAATAgggtatatatacatacatggatCTTTTTTCTTTTGCGCGGGCATTTAACGTTCGATATTTGGATGGTCCGCGTCCATTTAAAGTAAATGGTTGCGCTCTAGTAATACTTGAACACAGTCGGCTTAAATATCTAGCGTGACCCCACACCGTCCTTCCATGGTTGGAGAGCAATAACATTGAATGAAAGAATCTTGGCAGATCTTTCCCAGATTTCGATCTTTAAAGTTTCTctcatattttattttctttccagtcaaAGAGAATTTGCATTTCCGAGATTTTATTTTCTGTCATATTTGCTGGGTTGATCATAGACGGTAACCTACGAAGAATATAGTGGTAGGGGCCATTATGGTCACAAGCTTACGTAAACGGGGTGAAAAtagataataacaatattgaaatattaaatgaattcaatcacaaaactttaacctaacaacaacaaagatccatcataacatatgaagattacttaagacaatgcaaatcaaacgaaaccacaaagattataccatcacatgtccaatagagtttagatctccattattcctatttccattgatcttgcttgatatatttgctctcagattttatgtgtgcataaaagctcaacaaagaacggaaatgtgatcGCATATTAAAAAGTGTAGTCAATTGATTAGGGTGCATAGATTGATTGATTATggaaagacactataagaaatggatggataatgaagaggataaataaattaattaaataaataaaaatttatttaattaatagaaaaattgggCTTAATTAGATAGGACATCCTTGGATGAAACAAAATAGCAAGTGGATGGTTAAGTGGGACACTAAACTGCTTGAATGCCCCAACACAAATGAAAAGATAAATAAATTCATTATAGAAAAGTAGGACTTTCAAATTGATTGAAAAAGATCTTTCTATGTCAAAGAGATCAACCCCAACTAAGAACATGGTGAAAAAGATTATATGACAAGTCACAATGAAAGGAAAAGTTATACTTTTAGCCATCCAATTGAAAAATGGTTTACACCATCTTAGGTCTGAAACACGGAGATGAACTATCTCAAAAGAAGAGGGGGATGATAGAATCTCTATTTTCTGCAATAAAAAGGTAGTTGAAATAGAATGAAACTTTATCATAGATTGTGGTactaatataaataatttaaaggCTGATAGCTTATGCTGTTTATGAAAattcaaatatataaataatttagagATGAGTAGTCTTCTTGATTAAGATTCATAACAGAAAAATCACATCAAAAAAGAACTTGAAACTGTTTAGAAATTTTGGCTCTTGATCTTTTAAATTGCTGATATGATATGCATGTCTTCGATTCAATTCATTTCATTAACAAAAAAGTTGTGCGCTGTAATCGAACTTCAATTAGGGCTGTGCACACAAATACAGACAAAGAATGCTATAGAAaacaaaaagaattaattttgcgTTTACAGAAGTCTGCCAGGCGAAAAATTCTTTGAATGTTGCAGTGGAAATTTTTTTATTTCAGAGGTTTCTAGGCTTCATTTCTGTGTACACGTAATCCATTAAATGCTTCGTACTGAGTGGAAATGTTAAAACTGGATCTAATTAGCCAGGACGGTCTGGAACCAAAGCTATTTCGTCTGATAAGGATTGTGAAGTACGAAAAAAGATTGGAAAGAGATTAATTTAGGATTTGAAGTACTGGCAGACGTATTATGATGCATCTCTGCTGTCAGAGCTGATAGGTATAAATTTAATGTCTCGAATTTAATGTTTTGGTTACAGATAGTTTCCGAGCATATGTACGACATGGAGTgggtttttttttaataagttgagaaaaagattataataaaataataaacatcaacacacatatttattaattatttgcaataaaaataaatgtaaatgttttttattttcatttaattaaactattaATATATATTTCTACAGTCTTGTAAGATATAGGTACGATACAGTTATGATACACAGAACATTGGGACTAATTTAAAGAATTATAATcagttaaaataaataaaaagaattataataagaatttattaaattttaaattaaattatgtaaACATGTTTGTTTAAAGAATGTATTAGATCACATTTCACTATTCATTATTCAAATAAGAATTGAATATTTGATTTatgaatattaataattatttttaatgataATAATTGTAAGTCTAAATTTGACGGTCATGTTTCTTTCTCAAGTTAAAGTCTTTTTTGGATGCATATAATATTTAAAATTGTTTTGAAAAAAGTCAATCAtagattttttatatataaattacaTTGGtcttatagaatttttttttagtttgttgaatttttttgttttatctCATATAGTCTTCTAAAAAGTTTAATTGCATTTTATGATAAAAATTAGTAAATACAATTATACAACTATTAAATTTAGGTTCTTTAAAAGAATTAGTTTTTGTCTCAGCGATGTATTAATATGTCAATGAGTCAAAcagttttcaaaaaccataataATCATCAATAGACCATTCTATTTATATTTGTCATGTACTATTTGAAATTTCATGTAAATTTTCTTTCTAGCCTTTGTACTGTTTCTTCAATGTAATCAATTTTAGTAAAAAAGTTATGTAGTAAATTCTCCATGAAACAACTTGAcacatttaataaaaaaatacCTCTTACTTATCAATTAATATACTTATCTTTTAAAAATCCATCTACAAATGATGAAAGATATCCTTTTGAAAATGCTTAttcaactcttttttttttaatttgaatttaaaagttcATGTTTCATTTttacatgtatttatatacattATTTTATTTATGTGGCCTTTGTcttaatttatattaatttaataaaattatgtttgcttttattattatttattttatattaaaaattgaaTATACAATAATCATGTTTTGTTTTTTATATACACAATAGCATTGATAACTTTAATATTAttgtatattaataattaaactatTCTTTTAAAATAATAAGTAAACTGTATTTAAATTATGATTAAACtatattattaattaatcaaaacactaCATAATTCATAAAAAAATGTTGTGAGGACATTACTACATTATCAAGCTATATAATTTTTATAGtcatttgaataaatatatttttatttacttttgaTAATGTTTTTATATATCCTAAAAATATATCTAttgtctttttaaaaaaaaataatttaaatttgaaaaataaaataaaattttttgtTTCTAAAGGACACACATATCAATTGTGTGTTTGTGTGCACTTTGAATAAATTCAAGCACAAAACTTTAACACTTTTTTGGTCCGGCGCTACCATTCACTTACCCTACCCTCATATCATTTTTCCATGAGCATCATGTTACCTCTATTTTACCTATGACTAGTGGTAGCATTTGCATAAATATGGCAATGCTTTAAGTTTTGAGAGCATTTCCTCTTCATGCTTTGATTCATATCAAAGATCCAATATAGTCTCATCACCTCTCATGACACATCTGGATATTCCATTATGCAATAATGATACTCCTATTCAACATATTATGTATACatcaagtggtagctttccttgTCTTGTTTATTTAGGTATTGCTTCATCTTTCCTCGAAGATCCTAATTATGTTCTATCCCTAAACTTGGAAgctcccttttttttctttttttactcTTGGTCTATTGGTGATATATTTAGTAATGAATACGTTATgtttaatgaatttttatttcatgcACATTCTTTTCATGAACACAAGGCAAATACATTTATGTAAATCTTTCTCATCCTCatatttgatgatatttttttacatacatttcatatttttttaattaacaaagctaaaaaaataatttaattaatgttatacTTAATTATATGTACTTTATTTGTCATAAGATTTCATAGATTATTTTACTATTAGACCTAGATTTCATAGATTATTTTACCATTAGACCTAGACAATGTTTTACTTGCAAGCCTTATAATTCCTCTTCTAGCACCAACCTTTCCTTACTAAAGCTCCTATTGATTGTTTATTGTCATttgccaattcattttccaaacaAAAAGGTAAGATTGCAAGCACAAAAAAAAGCCAAGACTTGTAGTAATTCATTGTATGATTGAAGACAACAAAGTACAAGTCTGTCCATGTCTTCGAATGATAAAACAAACAGCTCAAAGGGGCATGGCATACACAGCAGGTGCATGCTACTCAGACAGCCGAGAACATGTAGGTTTCACACTCTCCCAGACGGAAGGTTCTATTGATCTTGGCTCCACTTCCCCTTTTATTCATATAACCAGGGTAATCTGCTTTCTGAAAACTAACAGACTCCTTCAAATATAAGCCATAATTTTCTGCTGCTCCTTCTAAATTCCATTTTTTGTAGGGTGGCCCCACCTTGTTAGTAACATGGATTTCTCCATCCAAGCTCAATAGCTTGGTAGCACTCTCCAAAAACATACTTAGCAACTCACTGTTCTTCTTGATGGCTTCTTTACTGCATTCCCCACCGGGAAAATAGCCCGCATGAGGGAGATTGAATACAACTCTATCAAATATCCTCGTGCTTAGCTCTTCAATTTCATGCAATCTGGTTGCATCTACCTCATACAGTACCAATGCTTTACGACTTTCCAAGTTCTCAATTGAACTACGAGCTGTATTATAAACCCTTAAGACTTTGTCTGCTTTGACAACAATAAGGAGGAGAGTCAAATTAAAATATTGGGAACAAAAAAGATTACGAAGAAGTGAATAGagcataatttttatttatttatctccaaGTTCTGATTCATACCTTCACTATCAATTGAGGAGGCGACGATGTTTTCTGCAGATTCAAAAGCAGTAGCTAAAGctgaagaaaatgagaaattgcCCTCTCCGACTAACAGAATGGTTTGCAAGCTAGAATAATGCATTATCTTCCTCTCCACCATGGGTTGCCTCTGCCAACAAAGAAAACCAACTCTGTCTCATGTTAATGTAGGGCTAAGCCGAATCACAATACAAGAATAAAGTCTGCAAGTTACAAGTTAATACCACCAAATTGCTGCTCTGAAAGCACAAACAAAATTAGGAGATTATGTGCAGAAATTGGACTGCCCAATGAGTTATCTCACTCACACAAGTATGAATTTATGATATCTTCTGTATTAATACAAAATTTATACGAA encodes:
- the LOC131050505 gene encoding heavy metal-associated isoprenylated plant protein 41, with translation MMGQPPYSRTTIDELLRLIERAGLFERQPMVERKIMHYSSLQTILLVGEGNFSFSSALATAFESAENIVASSIDSEDKVLRVYNTARSSIENLESRKALVLYEVDATRLHEIEELSTRIFDRVVFNLPHAGYFPGGECSKEAIKKNSELLSMFLESATKLLSLDGEIHVTNKVGPPYKKWNLEGAAENYGLYLKESVSFQKADYPGYMNKRGSGAKINRTFRLGECETYMFSAV